A part of Vibrio sp. B1FLJ16 genomic DNA contains:
- a CDS encoding ABC transporter ATP-binding protein, producing the protein MSLAVIKNNSEQELNANHTEEPIAAVELLSTEKVYSNGTRALLPVDLKVRQGEFVTLLGPSGCGKSTLLKMVAGLEEPSDGRLLLWRKPVDKLAAQNRSLSFVFQEASLMVWSSVRKNVQLALDLEGIKGEEADRRVDQALELVGLSKFADALPKELSGGMQMRVSIARGLVVNPDLLLMDEPFGALDEITRFKLDSELLQLWRENGLTVMFVTHSIHEAVFLSQRVVVMAARPGRIIEEVIIDEPFPRSEDFRLTKKFSEYSMKLHRLLTKASVEEVI; encoded by the coding sequence ATGAGTTTAGCCGTTATTAAAAATAACAGCGAACAGGAGCTCAATGCAAACCACACCGAAGAACCGATAGCAGCAGTTGAGCTGCTATCGACCGAGAAGGTTTACAGCAATGGAACACGGGCATTATTGCCCGTGGACCTGAAAGTAAGGCAGGGTGAGTTTGTCACCTTGCTGGGTCCTTCTGGTTGTGGCAAGAGTACGCTGTTAAAAATGGTAGCAGGGCTGGAAGAACCTTCAGACGGACGTTTGCTGTTGTGGCGTAAACCGGTTGATAAACTGGCAGCCCAGAATCGTTCGCTGTCGTTTGTTTTTCAGGAAGCATCTCTGATGGTCTGGTCGAGTGTGCGTAAAAACGTGCAACTCGCACTTGATCTAGAGGGGATAAAAGGTGAAGAAGCTGATAGGAGAGTCGATCAGGCATTAGAGCTGGTTGGCTTATCTAAGTTTGCTGATGCGCTGCCTAAAGAGTTGTCGGGCGGGATGCAAATGCGCGTTTCTATCGCGCGAGGCTTAGTTGTTAACCCAGACTTACTCTTGATGGACGAACCATTTGGTGCTCTTGACGAAATTACTCGTTTTAAACTCGATAGTGAGCTACTTCAGTTGTGGCGTGAGAATGGCCTCACAGTGATGTTTGTGACCCATTCAATACATGAAGCAGTGTTCCTGTCACAACGTGTTGTCGTCATGGCAGCAAGACCCGGGCGAATCATCGAGGAAGTTATAATTGATGAGCCTTTCCCTCGCTCAGAAGACTTCCGTTTAACTAAGAAGTTCTCAGAATATTCGATGAAGTTGCATCGATTACTAACGAAGGCTTCGGTCGAGGAGGTGATATGA
- a CDS encoding creatininase family protein produces MLHGYTPADRFLPYLTWTDIDAIEDKENTVIVLPVGAIEQHGPHLPCSVDATVAAGVAGKALSLLPDNVSAYGLAPIVYGKSDEHLHFPGTITLTGELLLHTITEIGESVYRAGFRKLVMINAHGGQPQPLEMAARELRLRHGDYMVVPRSAWSVPHDNSEFSEQEKQLAMHAGHGETAIMMALLGEHVHMDRAESHYPQPFPCPTLTTGRPAAAWASFDFGPTGVIGDPTQATLELGKKLLEQLGTQWANAITEVHQAQWIKRSEPSWGKGHYNGFIQRHL; encoded by the coding sequence ATGCTACATGGATATACACCCGCAGACCGTTTTCTTCCTTACCTTACCTGGACTGACATTGATGCCATCGAAGACAAAGAAAATACCGTAATCGTATTGCCCGTTGGCGCGATAGAGCAACACGGTCCACACCTTCCTTGCTCTGTTGATGCGACAGTCGCTGCGGGTGTGGCTGGTAAAGCGTTGAGCTTGTTGCCAGATAACGTATCGGCATATGGACTCGCACCAATTGTATATGGCAAGTCTGATGAGCATCTCCATTTTCCCGGTACGATTACGCTAACTGGTGAGCTTCTGCTTCACACTATTACTGAAATCGGTGAGTCAGTGTATCGCGCAGGGTTTCGTAAGCTTGTCATGATTAATGCTCACGGGGGACAGCCGCAACCTTTGGAAATGGCAGCGAGAGAACTGCGTCTTCGCCATGGAGATTACATGGTGGTCCCACGTTCGGCTTGGAGTGTGCCTCACGACAACAGTGAGTTTAGTGAGCAGGAAAAACAGTTAGCTATGCACGCAGGACATGGTGAAACTGCGATTATGATGGCACTGCTTGGTGAACATGTTCACATGGACAGAGCCGAATCTCACTACCCACAACCCTTCCCATGCCCGACATTAACGACGGGTCGCCCTGCTGCAGCTTGGGCAAGCTTTGATTTTGGTCCGACAGGCGTTATTGGCGATCCGACCCAAGCTACGTTGGAGCTTGGAAAGAAGCTGCTTGAACAGTTAGGTACGCAATGGGCGAATGCCATTACCGAAGTTCATCAGGCGCAATGGATAAAACGCTCGGAACCTTCCTGGGGGAAAGGGCATTACAACGGCTTTATTCAACGCCATCTCTAA
- a CDS encoding ABC transporter permease has protein sequence MSSAVKESIWPLMKHEKFRKVAFPTLVTMVLLTVWQLTTDIAQIPEYILPSPIRTLEAMWQDWALLGPSLLYTLKITALSFALAIAIGVVVAFFFVQSRFIENAFFPYAVLLQVTPIVAIAPLIIIWINNTTAALVVCSTLVAVFPIISNTTLGLRSVSPNLLAYFKLRNASRIQVLLRLRIPSSMPYFFAALKIACGLSLVGAVVAEFVAGTGGANTGLAYQILQAGYQLNIPRMFAALALISWTGVALFVAMSLLTKVFIGHWHESEVH, from the coding sequence ATGAGCAGTGCCGTAAAAGAATCTATCTGGCCACTGATGAAGCATGAGAAGTTTCGCAAGGTAGCCTTCCCAACGTTGGTAACCATGGTGCTTTTAACTGTTTGGCAGTTAACCACCGATATCGCGCAAATTCCTGAGTACATTCTACCTTCGCCAATCAGAACCCTGGAAGCGATGTGGCAGGATTGGGCGCTACTTGGACCTTCGTTGCTTTATACGTTGAAGATCACTGCGTTGTCATTTGCATTAGCCATTGCTATTGGTGTTGTGGTGGCGTTCTTCTTTGTTCAAAGTCGCTTTATAGAGAACGCATTTTTTCCTTATGCGGTTTTGCTACAAGTGACGCCAATAGTCGCGATCGCACCGCTTATTATTATCTGGATTAACAATACCACCGCTGCGCTGGTCGTTTGCTCAACGCTTGTAGCAGTGTTTCCGATCATTTCTAACACCACATTGGGATTAAGAAGTGTCTCTCCCAACTTACTGGCGTACTTTAAACTGAGAAATGCCTCAAGAATACAAGTGCTGCTGCGTTTGAGAATTCCCTCGTCAATGCCGTATTTCTTTGCGGCGCTGAAAATTGCTTGTGGCTTATCACTTGTTGGTGCCGTAGTTGCAGAGTTTGTTGCAGGTACCGGTGGCGCGAACACAGGTTTGGCGTATCAAATCTTACAAGCTGGTTATCAGCTTAATATCCCACGGATGTTTGCCGCTCTTGCGCTGATTTCATGGACTGGTGTTGCACTGTTTGTTGCGATGTCACTTTTAACCAAAGTGTTTATCGGCCATTGGCACGAGAGTGAAGTCCATTAA
- a CDS encoding homocysteine S-methyltransferase family protein, which translates to MVMQKSFPTQQDGRFYLTEGGTETELMYKYGFELPQFAMYPLLDNPAAVEKMQEMFRNYLDVAAKHNMCALMGGLDYRASPDWGKLLGYSPQSLADANIQCIEFLREVAKEYTADIPEILYQGLIGPRGDAYSTNHKITENEAEDYHSVQLETLKKADVDLALAITFNNIPESIGVVRAAQKLGVPLAISLTLDSTSKLNSGPSLAEAITTIDRETDNAAEFYLINCSHPVEYEPAIEDREWIHRIRGVRPNASKMEKIALCKLGHLEDGDPVELGEQCGDLAKRYPHMDIWGGCCGTWDSHLDQIAKQVIKAKSNE; encoded by the coding sequence ATGGTCATGCAAAAATCCTTTCCCACTCAACAAGATGGACGATTCTATCTGACTGAGGGTGGCACAGAAACAGAACTCATGTACAAATATGGTTTTGAGTTACCTCAGTTTGCTATGTACCCCCTACTCGACAACCCTGCCGCTGTTGAAAAGATGCAAGAGATGTTTCGCAATTATCTGGACGTCGCGGCTAAACACAACATGTGTGCTCTCATGGGTGGGCTTGACTATCGTGCCAGTCCTGATTGGGGAAAATTATTAGGTTACTCCCCACAAAGCCTGGCTGATGCAAATATTCAATGTATTGAGTTCTTGCGTGAGGTCGCAAAAGAGTACACTGCTGATATCCCCGAAATTTTATATCAAGGACTGATTGGCCCCCGTGGTGATGCATACTCAACCAATCATAAGATCACAGAGAATGAAGCCGAAGACTATCACTCGGTTCAACTCGAAACCTTGAAAAAAGCAGACGTCGATTTGGCGTTGGCCATAACCTTCAACAACATCCCGGAGTCCATCGGCGTCGTCCGAGCCGCGCAGAAATTAGGCGTACCACTTGCCATTTCACTCACATTAGATAGTACTTCCAAACTGAATTCCGGACCAAGCTTAGCCGAAGCCATCACAACCATTGATCGCGAAACAGATAACGCAGCCGAGTTTTATTTGATCAACTGCTCTCACCCAGTGGAATACGAACCTGCGATTGAAGATAGAGAGTGGATTCATCGGATTAGGGGCGTCAGACCAAACGCGTCCAAAATGGAAAAAATAGCACTGTGTAAACTCGGACACCTAGAAGACGGTGATCCGGTAGAATTAGGCGAGCAGTGTGGCGACCTTGCTAAACGTTACCCGCACATGGACATTTGGGGTGGCTGCTGCGGCACTTGGGACAGCCATCTGGATCAGATTGCCAAACAAGTCATCAAAGCAAAAAGTAACGAATGA
- a CDS encoding RidA family protein, with amino-acid sequence MEKAVTDGAPLARYASFRRVGDLIYFSGVIAVNPEERKIVKGFEDIPYHAAQMLGQTGEFSSDIKKGPILAQSWYVLNAIKNMIESQGGTMNDVFKLVQYFKNLDHFPYYSEVRKQFFPDESPVSTIVEVSAMLPTEDILIEVEATAYLPLN; translated from the coding sequence ATGGAAAAAGCAGTGACAGATGGTGCGCCGCTCGCAAGGTACGCTTCGTTTCGCAGAGTCGGTGATCTGATTTATTTTTCTGGTGTCATCGCGGTAAACCCAGAAGAGAGAAAGATCGTCAAAGGGTTTGAAGACATTCCATACCACGCCGCTCAGATGCTTGGACAAACAGGGGAGTTTTCAAGCGATATCAAGAAAGGGCCGATTCTGGCGCAAAGTTGGTATGTGCTTAACGCGATCAAAAACATGATCGAATCCCAGGGCGGGACAATGAATGATGTGTTCAAGTTAGTTCAGTACTTCAAAAACTTAGATCACTTTCCATATTACAGTGAAGTTCGTAAACAATTTTTCCCTGATGAGTCGCCGGTCTCAACCATTGTTGAAGTCAGTGCCATGTTGCCGACCGAAGATATTTTGATTGAAGTCGAAGCGACTGCGTATTTGCCACTGAATTAA
- a CDS encoding TetR family transcriptional regulator C-terminal domain-containing protein gives MNNKGLVKANREQIKEKILQAAITEFSLHGFVGASTQGIALRAGMKKSQLHYYIDDKEALYYQVLETIFNTWDALFEYNPEQGDTPEETLSQYISQKFDFAVTYPELSRVFTMEVMGGGRYLETYWDRTVSSALIRADIIDLWVKGNKIRDLDGRLLLMNIWAMTQHYADYALQVEKILKKPITDPEVQEEIKQELITFVLNGISLTN, from the coding sequence ATGAATAACAAAGGACTAGTAAAAGCTAATCGTGAGCAAATAAAGGAAAAAATTCTTCAAGCCGCAATTACTGAGTTCAGTCTGCACGGTTTTGTTGGTGCTTCAACCCAAGGAATAGCGCTTCGGGCAGGGATGAAAAAATCTCAGCTTCACTATTACATTGATGATAAGGAGGCCCTTTATTATCAAGTACTTGAGACGATATTTAACACTTGGGATGCGCTGTTTGAATACAACCCAGAGCAGGGCGATACACCGGAAGAGACACTCAGCCAATACATCAGTCAGAAGTTTGATTTTGCAGTCACTTACCCGGAATTATCGCGTGTATTTACCATGGAAGTGATGGGCGGGGGACGTTATCTGGAAACGTATTGGGATCGTACAGTGAGCAGCGCGCTAATTAGAGCTGATATCATAGATTTATGGGTTAAGGGCAATAAAATCAGGGATTTAGACGGGCGACTTTTGCTCATGAATATTTGGGCGATGACACAACATTACGCTGACTACGCTCTACAGGTAGAGAAAATACTTAAAAAACCGATCACCGACCCAGAGGTACAAGAAGAAATTAAGCAGGAATTAATAACATTTGTACTAAATGGCATTTCTTTAACTAATTGA
- a CDS encoding DUF2726 domain-containing protein encodes MTNIFIIVALLVVFFLIIQKYVLKQDDTRDYPYRSKGALLKGQEGAVFNALRAAVGDHAVVFAKVNMSSLVAPKEIKNKKQLFVASNRISKSYFDYVICDPRTLEPRVILELDDGKPLNKGKAERQKLLIHVCKTANLPLIGTSIKHSYQVGRLRRLLAAHLDLIEPEKEVRFCKKCGSPMIIKTANQGEFKGRRFFTCSRQPNCTYTENYNVVFDVEGE; translated from the coding sequence ATGACCAACATCTTTATCATCGTTGCTCTTTTAGTTGTCTTTTTCTTAATTATTCAAAAGTATGTACTCAAGCAGGACGATACTCGTGACTATCCGTATCGCTCTAAAGGTGCGTTGCTAAAAGGGCAAGAGGGGGCTGTTTTTAATGCGTTAAGGGCTGCAGTCGGAGATCATGCCGTCGTATTTGCCAAAGTGAATATGTCCAGTTTGGTGGCACCGAAGGAAATTAAAAACAAGAAGCAGCTGTTTGTCGCTAGTAACCGTATTTCAAAAAGCTATTTTGACTATGTTATATGTGACCCGCGTACATTAGAGCCACGGGTGATACTCGAACTGGATGACGGAAAGCCGCTTAATAAAGGCAAGGCAGAAAGGCAGAAGCTGCTTATTCATGTGTGTAAAACTGCCAACTTGCCATTAATTGGTACCTCAATAAAACACAGTTACCAAGTGGGTCGTTTGCGGCGTTTGCTAGCTGCGCACTTAGATTTGATAGAACCGGAGAAAGAGGTTCGTTTTTGTAAAAAATGTGGCAGCCCCATGATAATCAAAACCGCCAATCAAGGTGAGTTTAAAGGGCGACGCTTTTTCACCTGTAGTCGTCAGCCAAACTGTACCTACACTGAGAACTACAACGTGGTGTTTGACGTCGAAGGCGAGTAG
- a CDS encoding 3'-5' exonuclease: MPQANSVVVLDFETTGLSPNLGDRAIEIGAVKLVDGEIVDSFQQLMNPGFRVSSFIEGYTGITNNMLRTAPSCDEVMASFSEFIAGENLIAHNASFDKRFLDAELERINCGYSGEFACSLLVARRLIQDAPSHKLGELVRYKNIENNGVFHRALADAQMTAKLWIRMVEELEQSGIVTPSFQFMQTVSKTAKGKVNELLAKSRL, encoded by the coding sequence ATGCCTCAAGCTAACTCTGTCGTCGTACTCGACTTTGAAACCACTGGCCTCTCTCCCAACCTTGGAGATAGGGCAATTGAGATTGGTGCAGTTAAGTTAGTCGATGGTGAGATTGTAGATAGTTTTCAGCAACTAATGAATCCAGGCTTCAGAGTGAGTTCATTCATCGAAGGTTATACCGGCATCACTAATAACATGCTGCGTACAGCACCAAGCTGCGACGAGGTGATGGCATCATTTAGTGAGTTTATTGCCGGTGAGAATCTTATCGCGCACAACGCTTCGTTCGATAAACGATTTCTGGACGCTGAACTTGAAAGAATTAACTGTGGTTATTCAGGAGAGTTTGCTTGCTCTTTATTAGTAGCCAGACGGCTAATTCAGGACGCTCCGTCCCACAAACTAGGTGAGCTTGTTCGCTACAAAAATATCGAAAACAATGGTGTTTTTCACCGGGCATTAGCTGACGCACAAATGACAGCCAAACTTTGGATTCGAATGGTGGAGGAGTTAGAGCAATCCGGAATAGTCACGCCAAGCTTTCAGTTTATGCAAACCGTGAGCAAAACCGCGAAAGGGAAAGTGAACGAGCTACTTGCTAAAAGTCGTCTTTAA
- a CDS encoding ABC transporter substrate-binding protein, producing MEVKNVLNRSLLAVLVAGSMSSAAFAKETPFTLITNWYAQAEHGGFYQAKEQGLYKQKGLDVTIKMGGPQVNNTQLLVAGKADCIITDDIGVMMSQIRGLPVQLVGTSFQYDPTVVITHSDVNALGELKDHTVLISTAAHSSWWPWAKKKYGFTDEMTRPYTFNVQPFVMDNKVAQQGYMTSEPFALQKTGVGFNVYSIGQEGYPPYGNSVACRQNVIDENPEVVKAFLSASMNGWKNYLADPSLGNKAIQQANPSMADDQIAYSVEKLRASGIITGGDAQTKGIGIITPERMKKTWQMAVNNGLFKAEEVDLNKVYTTEFINDVKVTP from the coding sequence ATGGAAGTTAAAAACGTACTTAATCGCTCTTTACTTGCTGTTTTGGTCGCTGGATCTATGTCATCGGCCGCGTTTGCAAAAGAGACACCATTTACCTTAATAACAAACTGGTATGCACAAGCTGAACATGGTGGTTTTTATCAGGCCAAAGAGCAGGGTTTGTACAAACAAAAAGGGTTAGATGTCACGATCAAGATGGGTGGCCCGCAGGTCAACAACACACAGTTGCTGGTGGCAGGTAAAGCCGACTGTATTATCACTGATGATATTGGCGTGATGATGTCGCAGATACGTGGACTGCCTGTTCAACTTGTCGGCACCAGTTTCCAGTATGACCCTACGGTAGTTATTACTCACAGCGACGTCAATGCGCTTGGAGAACTAAAAGATCATACCGTTCTTATTTCGACGGCGGCACACTCAAGCTGGTGGCCATGGGCGAAGAAAAAATACGGTTTTACTGATGAAATGACGCGTCCATACACCTTTAATGTTCAGCCATTCGTTATGGATAACAAGGTTGCTCAGCAGGGTTATATGACTTCAGAACCATTTGCCCTGCAAAAGACCGGAGTTGGATTTAACGTTTATTCTATTGGTCAGGAAGGCTACCCACCTTACGGCAACTCTGTAGCGTGCCGTCAAAATGTCATTGATGAGAATCCAGAAGTAGTGAAGGCGTTCCTATCGGCTTCGATGAATGGCTGGAAAAACTACCTCGCAGACCCAAGCCTCGGTAACAAAGCAATTCAGCAAGCCAACCCAAGTATGGCGGACGATCAAATCGCATACTCTGTCGAAAAACTTCGCGCATCAGGCATCATTACTGGCGGTGATGCTCAGACTAAAGGCATTGGTATCATCACCCCAGAGCGTATGAAAAAGACCTGGCAGATGGCGGTTAATAACGGCTTGTTCAAAGCAGAAGAGGTTGATCTTAATAAAGTTTACACCACAGAGTTCATCAATGACGTGAAGGTGACGCCATGA
- the maiA gene encoding maleylacetoacetate isomerase: protein MSESITLYGYWRSSAAYRVRICLNLKGLKYDSKSVHLVRNGGEQHSDEYHDLNASELVPVLVDGELRLNQSLAIIQYLEETYPEVAVIPENAPQRYQALALAQDIAMEIHPLNNLRVLQYLEGELACDQGSKVAWIHHWINKGFSSLEEKLANHRKEHGDCQFSLTDSPSIVDICLVPQVYNALRFGVDLTPYPVINSIVEACYQLPAFIDAMPEHQPDANS from the coding sequence ATGAGCGAATCAATCACGCTTTATGGATATTGGCGGTCTTCAGCGGCGTATCGCGTGCGTATTTGTTTGAACCTTAAAGGTCTGAAGTACGATTCCAAGTCGGTTCATTTAGTCCGCAATGGGGGAGAGCAGCATAGCGACGAGTATCATGATTTGAATGCTTCGGAACTGGTTCCTGTGCTGGTGGATGGTGAACTTCGGTTAAACCAGTCGCTGGCTATTATTCAGTATCTTGAAGAAACTTATCCGGAAGTTGCTGTGATTCCCGAGAACGCTCCACAGCGATATCAGGCACTGGCATTAGCACAGGACATTGCGATGGAGATCCATCCGCTGAACAACTTGCGTGTCTTGCAATATCTGGAAGGTGAGTTAGCATGCGATCAGGGCAGTAAAGTCGCCTGGATTCATCATTGGATTAACAAAGGTTTTTCGTCACTAGAAGAGAAACTGGCTAACCATCGTAAGGAGCATGGAGATTGCCAGTTTAGCCTGACTGATTCGCCGTCTATTGTTGATATTTGTCTGGTACCACAAGTTTACAATGCGCTGCGCTTTGGTGTCGATTTAACTCCGTATCCAGTCATTAACTCGATTGTTGAAGCGTGTTACCAACTTCCTGCTTTCATTGATGCTATGCCTGAGCATCAACCGGATGCCAATAGTTAG
- a CDS encoding amidohydrolase family protein has product MTYWMNNVILPKWLSGRAKSERVSVAIEDGLVTAIVRTDDLLVNEHDPVWEGDGKLVISGLCEMHTHLDKTYTRHRLGDIKPGLLNAIQAMDTDKRNWNGVDLLPRMQQALERAYINGVTKMRTHIDWFDLTQPLAWQILDDLSTQWRNKIEIERVALIPLPTFENVDIAMTIAALIKQSQNSLLGAFIHSSNFSPSAMSNLLAIANEFELDLDLHINEELHSADGLVWLAEYLNNHSFNQKITCGHACGLHALNSDEVEYILSTFAKHKVTIVALPTTNLLLQDAVTDATPSHRGITLVKEALNSGVDVMFSSDNVADAFCPYGDYNPVSVLKLACITSQLDNPFEDWSQAISTIKPLSGSPHSVLIGQPADFVVFDHGNVHIWPEHQHVQIMRKGQWLKSD; this is encoded by the coding sequence ATGACTTACTGGATGAACAATGTAATTTTACCCAAGTGGTTATCTGGTCGCGCGAAGTCAGAACGTGTATCCGTTGCTATTGAAGATGGCCTTGTCACCGCCATTGTTCGTACAGATGACTTGTTAGTTAATGAGCATGATCCGGTTTGGGAAGGCGATGGCAAGCTCGTTATCTCTGGGCTTTGCGAAATGCACACGCATTTAGATAAGACCTACACCCGTCACCGATTAGGCGATATTAAGCCTGGTCTATTAAATGCGATTCAGGCGATGGATACCGACAAACGTAACTGGAATGGTGTGGACCTGTTACCGCGTATGCAGCAAGCATTAGAACGAGCCTATATCAATGGCGTAACTAAAATGAGAACGCACATTGACTGGTTCGATTTAACGCAGCCTTTGGCATGGCAAATCCTTGATGATTTATCGACGCAATGGCGCAACAAGATTGAGATTGAGCGCGTTGCTTTGATACCTCTGCCAACGTTTGAGAATGTTGATATTGCGATGACCATTGCAGCGTTAATTAAACAGAGTCAAAACAGCTTGTTAGGTGCTTTTATCCATTCAAGTAATTTTAGCCCAAGTGCGATGTCAAACTTACTGGCAATAGCGAATGAATTTGAGCTCGATTTAGATCTACACATTAATGAAGAATTACACAGTGCAGATGGTCTGGTTTGGTTAGCGGAGTATCTCAACAATCACTCATTCAATCAGAAAATTACCTGTGGTCATGCGTGCGGTTTACACGCCCTAAATAGTGATGAAGTCGAATATATTCTTTCTACCTTCGCAAAGCACAAAGTGACAATTGTTGCGCTACCGACGACGAACTTGTTACTTCAGGATGCAGTGACTGATGCAACACCTAGTCACCGAGGTATTACCTTAGTCAAAGAAGCATTAAACAGCGGTGTGGATGTGATGTTCTCCAGTGACAACGTAGCGGACGCGTTTTGTCCATACGGAGATTACAATCCAGTATCAGTGTTAAAGCTTGCTTGTATTACCTCTCAGCTAGATAACCCTTTTGAAGATTGGTCCCAGGCGATCAGCACAATCAAACCGCTTTCAGGTTCTCCACATTCAGTTTTGATCGGACAGCCAGCAGACTTTGTCGTGTTCGACCATGGCAATGTTCACATTTGGCCCGAACATCAGCATGTGCAGATTATGAGAAAAGGACAGTGGTTAAAGAGTGATTAA
- a CDS encoding PDR/VanB family oxidoreductase, with protein MVAKEKFEVVVIDKREIADDVVCLTLALENGGKLPPFDAGSHIELKLTDTMTRVYSLCSDPDERSIYRISVKRELVSRGGSDFIHDHLRQGDKVTISQPKNYFSLNEEADQVLLVGGGIGITPLLSMAYVLKRKNIPFSVIFCSSRYSKPLFETELENLGADLHFMNQGKDSLCLEHFISHHNNKLDIYCCGPNEFMEHIRQISGVEDERWHQESFTPTNETVVDSAVTLTLSESNKVIKLPSGGSMIDAIRLAGIPVDTVCEQGVCGSCVVSWRDGEPIHNDECMTDEERSEYVALCCAGCSSKSLTLEI; from the coding sequence ATGGTTGCGAAAGAAAAATTTGAAGTAGTTGTTATTGATAAGCGCGAAATTGCAGATGATGTAGTGTGCCTGACGTTAGCGTTAGAGAATGGAGGGAAGCTGCCGCCGTTTGATGCGGGCTCTCATATAGAGTTGAAGTTAACCGATACGATGACTCGCGTTTATTCGCTCTGTAGTGATCCTGACGAACGTTCAATATATCGAATTTCGGTGAAACGAGAGTTGGTAAGCAGAGGTGGCTCGGATTTTATCCATGACCATCTCCGCCAAGGCGATAAAGTCACGATATCGCAACCGAAGAACTATTTCTCCCTAAATGAAGAAGCTGATCAAGTATTGTTAGTTGGCGGCGGGATTGGTATTACACCTTTGTTAAGTATGGCCTATGTGCTTAAGCGTAAAAACATTCCGTTTAGTGTTATATTTTGCTCTTCACGTTATTCAAAACCTCTTTTTGAAACTGAGTTAGAGAACCTTGGCGCCGACTTACATTTCATGAATCAGGGTAAAGATAGTTTGTGTTTAGAGCATTTTATTTCTCATCATAACAATAAGTTAGACATCTACTGCTGTGGGCCGAATGAGTTTATGGAACACATACGTCAGATAAGTGGTGTTGAGGACGAGCGCTGGCACCAGGAGAGCTTTACACCAACTAATGAAACTGTCGTTGACAGCGCGGTAACGCTAACGCTTTCAGAGAGCAATAAAGTAATTAAACTGCCTTCCGGCGGTAGCATGATAGATGCGATACGCTTGGCAGGAATCCCCGTCGATACAGTATGCGAACAAGGGGTCTGTGGCAGTTGCGTTGTCTCCTGGCGTGATGGAGAGCCCATTCACAACGACGAATGCATGACTGATGAAGAGCGCAGCGAATATGTAGCACTGTGTTGTGCAGGTTGCAGTTCCAAGTCACTGACATTGGAGATCTAG